In Niallia sp. FSL W8-0635, one genomic interval encodes:
- a CDS encoding IreB family regulatory phosphoprotein, whose product MSSFDKTMRFNFPEEPYEHDVKEVLYQVYEALQEKGYNPINQIVGYLLSGDPAYIPRHMDARNIIRKLERDEIIEELVKFYLKQQREE is encoded by the coding sequence ATGAGCTCATTCGATAAAACAATGAGATTCAATTTTCCAGAAGAACCATATGAACATGATGTAAAAGAAGTACTTTATCAAGTATATGAAGCACTTCAAGAAAAAGGGTATAATCCGATTAATCAAATTGTTGGTTATCTGCTTTCCGGTGATCCTGCTTATATTCCCCGTCATATGGACGCGCGGAATATCATCAGAAAATTAGAACGTGATGAAATCATTGAGGAACTTGTGAAGTTTTATTTAAAACAGCAACGAGAGGAATAA
- a CDS encoding DUF1292 domain-containing protein, producing MEHGETNTITVVDEQGNEQLCEILFTFESDEFGKSYVLYYPMGEGDDDEEIDIHASSFIPNEETGDGELSPIETEEEWDLVEEMLNTFLAEQEE from the coding sequence ATGGAACACGGTGAAACTAATACAATTACAGTTGTAGACGAGCAAGGAAATGAACAATTATGTGAGATTCTATTTACATTTGAATCTGATGAATTTGGAAAATCATATGTATTATACTATCCTATGGGAGAAGGGGATGACGATGAAGAAATCGATATCCACGCATCTTCTTTCATTCCAAATGAAGAAACTGGAGATGGTGAGCTTTCTCCGATTGAAACAGAGGAAGAATGGGATCTTGTTGAAGAAATGTTAAATACATTCCTAGCAGAACAAGAAGAATAA
- the alaS gene encoding alanine--tRNA ligase yields MKNLTGAEIRSKFLEFFQGKGHAIEPSASLVPHEDPSLLWINSGVATLKKYFDGRVIPENPRITNAQKSIRTNDIENVGKTARHHTFFEMLGNFSIGDYFKEEAIEWAWEFLTDEKWIGFDKEKLSVTIHPEDEEAYLLWRDKIGVPENRIIRLEGNFWDIGEGPSGPNTEIFYDRGPEYGDDINDPELYPGGENDRYLEVWNLVFSEFNHNPDGTYTPLPKKNIDTGMGLERMASVVQNVPTNFDTDLFMPIIQATEQLASVKYGENSSSDEAFKVIADHIRTVAFAIGDGALPSNEGRGYVLRRLLRRAVRYAKKININRPFMFELVPVVAEIMVDYYPTVKEKTAFIQKVMKSEEERFHETLNEGLAILSEVMEKAKEKGVIAGEDIFRLYDTYGFPVELTEEYAEEQGLGIDHEGFEREMESQRERARKARQEVDSMQVQSGVLGNITVESEFIGYDKWATEAKIVALLKDGEEVESAEAGDEIQFILDKTPFYAESGGQIADKGTVKSDHGIITVTDIQKAPNGQNLHKGTIETGAITVNELVDARVDRQNRSKIIKNHTATHLLHQALKDVLGTHVNQAGSLVQPDRLRFDFSHFGQITPEELDEIEKIVNEKIWESIAVQIDYKNIDEAKAMGAMALFGEKYGKIVRVVQVGSYSLELCGGCHVDNTSAIGLFKIVSEAGIGAGTRRIEAVTGQAAYQQLTDQIHLLKEAANKLKTSPKDVSTRIDSLLTEVKQLQRENESLAAKISNIEAGNLVDKVKIINDVPVLAASIPNVDMNNLRTMADELKQKIGSVVLVLGSANEGKVNIIAGVTKDLMDRGFHAGKIVKEVASICGGGGGGRPDMAQAGGKDPSKLKDAIDFVEDYVKSV; encoded by the coding sequence ATGAAGAATTTAACTGGCGCAGAAATCAGAAGCAAATTTTTAGAATTTTTCCAGGGTAAAGGTCATGCGATTGAACCAAGTGCATCTTTAGTACCCCACGAAGATCCGTCTTTATTGTGGATTAATAGTGGAGTTGCTACTTTAAAAAAGTATTTTGATGGTCGAGTAATTCCTGAAAATCCAAGAATAACAAATGCACAAAAATCTATCCGCACAAACGATATTGAAAACGTAGGGAAAACAGCTCGTCATCATACATTCTTTGAAATGCTTGGTAATTTTTCTATTGGTGATTATTTTAAAGAAGAAGCAATTGAATGGGCTTGGGAGTTTTTGACTGATGAGAAATGGATTGGCTTTGATAAAGAGAAGCTATCTGTAACCATTCATCCAGAAGATGAAGAAGCATATCTCCTATGGAGAGATAAAATTGGTGTTCCAGAAAACCGAATTATTCGTTTAGAAGGAAACTTCTGGGATATCGGTGAAGGTCCAAGTGGTCCTAATACAGAGATATTCTACGATCGTGGTCCAGAATATGGCGACGATATCAATGATCCAGAATTATATCCAGGTGGAGAAAATGATCGTTATTTAGAGGTTTGGAACCTTGTTTTCTCTGAATTTAACCATAATCCAGATGGTACTTATACACCACTTCCAAAGAAGAATATAGATACTGGAATGGGTTTGGAGCGTATGGCATCTGTAGTTCAAAATGTTCCTACAAACTTTGATACAGATTTATTTATGCCAATTATTCAAGCTACGGAACAATTAGCAAGCGTGAAATATGGTGAGAATTCTTCAAGTGATGAAGCATTTAAAGTTATCGCAGATCATATACGTACAGTTGCTTTTGCTATTGGTGACGGAGCACTTCCATCCAATGAAGGAAGAGGCTATGTTTTAAGAAGATTATTGCGTAGAGCAGTACGTTATGCAAAGAAAATTAATATCAATCGCCCTTTTATGTTTGAACTAGTTCCGGTTGTGGCTGAAATAATGGTCGATTATTATCCAACTGTGAAAGAAAAGACAGCGTTTATCCAAAAAGTAATGAAAAGTGAAGAAGAGCGATTCCATGAAACATTAAATGAAGGTCTAGCAATTCTTTCAGAAGTAATGGAGAAAGCAAAAGAAAAGGGTGTAATTGCAGGAGAAGATATTTTCCGATTATATGATACCTATGGTTTCCCAGTTGAGCTTACAGAGGAATATGCAGAAGAGCAAGGTCTTGGTATAGATCATGAAGGCTTTGAAAGAGAAATGGAAAGTCAGCGTGAGCGTGCAAGAAAAGCTCGTCAAGAAGTCGACAGTATGCAAGTCCAAAGTGGTGTTTTAGGGAATATCACAGTAGAGAGCGAATTTATTGGATATGACAAATGGGCAACAGAAGCAAAGATAGTGGCATTATTGAAAGACGGGGAAGAAGTAGAATCTGCAGAAGCTGGCGATGAAATACAGTTTATCTTGGATAAAACGCCATTCTATGCAGAAAGCGGTGGTCAGATTGCGGACAAAGGAACGGTAAAATCTGATCATGGAATAATTACAGTGACAGATATACAAAAAGCCCCTAATGGTCAAAACTTGCATAAAGGAACGATTGAAACGGGAGCAATAACGGTAAATGAACTAGTAGATGCAAGAGTGGATAGACAAAACCGTTCGAAAATTATTAAGAACCATACAGCAACTCATTTATTGCATCAGGCATTAAAGGATGTTCTAGGAACACATGTAAATCAAGCAGGTTCCCTTGTTCAACCAGATCGTTTACGTTTTGATTTCTCTCATTTTGGACAAATTACACCAGAGGAATTAGATGAAATAGAAAAAATCGTAAATGAAAAGATTTGGGAAAGTATTGCAGTTCAAATCGATTATAAAAATATTGATGAAGCAAAAGCAATGGGAGCAATGGCGCTATTTGGTGAAAAATATGGAAAAATCGTGCGAGTTGTTCAAGTTGGTTCATATAGTTTAGAGTTATGTGGTGGCTGTCATGTAGACAATACATCAGCAATTGGTCTATTTAAAATTGTATCGGAAGCAGGAATTGGTGCAGGAACTAGACGTATTGAAGCAGTAACTGGACAAGCTGCATACCAGCAGTTAACGGATCAAATCCATTTATTGAAAGAAGCTGCAAATAAGTTAAAGACTAGTCCAAAGGATGTTTCTACTCGAATCGACAGTCTTCTTACAGAAGTAAAGCAATTACAGCGTGAAAATGAGTCACTTGCTGCAAAAATAAGCAATATTGAAGCTGGTAACCTTGTAGATAAAGTGAAAATAATTAATGATGTTCCAGTTTTAGCAGCTTCCATACCAAATGTCGATATGAATAATCTTCGTACTATGGCAGATGAACTGAAACAAAAAATTGGCTCGGTTGTATTAGTACTTGGTAGTGCAAATGAAGGCAAAGTAAATATCATTGCTGGTGTAACAAAAGATTTAATGGATAGAGGCTTCCATGCAGGGAAAATTGTAAAAGAAGTTGCTTCCATTTGCGGCGGTGGCGGTGGCGGTCGTCCAGATATGGCTCAAGCAGGCGGAAAGGATCCTTCAAAATTAAAGGATGCTATAGATTTTGTAGAAGATTACGTGAAATCCGTTTGA
- the ruvX gene encoding Holliday junction resolvase RuvX, translated as MRVMGLDVGSKTVGVAVSDALGWTAQGIETIQIDEEKERFGLDRIGSLIVEYDVGKIVVGLPKNMNGSIGFRGEASQLYGKLLEERFELPVVFWDERLTTMAAERVLLEADVSRKKRKKVIDKMAASLILQGYLDSQK; from the coding sequence ATGCGAGTAATGGGCTTGGATGTCGGCTCAAAAACAGTAGGAGTAGCTGTTAGTGATGCTTTAGGGTGGACAGCACAAGGAATTGAAACGATTCAAATAGACGAAGAAAAAGAACGATTTGGCCTAGATCGTATTGGATCCTTGATTGTTGAGTATGATGTAGGTAAAATAGTGGTTGGACTTCCAAAAAACATGAATGGTAGTATAGGCTTTCGTGGCGAAGCTAGTCAATTGTATGGCAAGCTATTAGAAGAACGATTTGAACTACCAGTTGTTTTTTGGGATGAAAGACTAACAACAATGGCTGCTGAGAGAGTCCTTTTGGAAGCAGATGTTAGTAGAAAAAAACGTAAAAAAGTTATCGATAAAATGGCTGCATCCTTGATTTTACAAGGGTATTTAGATAGCCAAAAATAA